Proteins co-encoded in one bacterium genomic window:
- a CDS encoding FKBP-type peptidyl-prolyl cis-trans isomerase, with protein sequence MAPRVFTIHYQIIDPSGAVMEDSRPGEPLTFMEGAGQILPDLETGVLGLKAGQKASLDVASDHAFGPREEGRVVKVERRPGEKTELQIGQTVALGKEQAPATVIDVTGAYYIVDANHPFAGMDLRFEIEVLAVRPATAEEIQHGHAHGQHGHGH encoded by the coding sequence ATGGCCCCGCGTGTTTTCACCATTCACTACCAAATCATCGACCCCAGCGGCGCGGTCATGGAAGATTCCCGTCCCGGCGAGCCCCTCACCTTCATGGAGGGCGCCGGCCAGATCCTGCCCGACCTCGAAACCGGGGTTTTAGGCCTCAAGGCCGGCCAGAAGGCCTCGCTCGACGTGGCTTCGGACCATGCCTTTGGTCCGCGCGAAGAAGGTCGAGTGGTCAAAGTTGAGCGTCGGCCCGGCGAGAAGACCGAACTGCAGATCGGTCAAACGGTCGCTCTAGGCAAGGAGCAGGCCCCCGCCACCGTGATCGACGTGACCGGCGCTTATTATATCGTCGATGCCAACCACCCTTTTGCCGGCATGGACCTGCGCTTCGAAATTGAAGTTTTAGCGGTTCGTCCGGCCACCGCCGAGGAAATCCAGCATGGCCATGCTCATGGCCAGCACGGCCACGGTCACTAA
- a CDS encoding zinc-binding dehydrogenase, protein MRVARWYAPERIQLDEVAVPRPGPGEVLVKIGAALTCGTDFKTFKRGHPRLIKEIPGPFGHEMAGTVAALGPGVAAYQLGDRVAVGNSAPCGTCFYCQRGSFSLCEDLQFLNGAYADFLLVPRRIVEVNLHKIPASLPFASAALAEPLACVLHAFDKVAPQPGETLALLGAGPMGVLFAQLAKLAGVRLVAIARDKAKLENLKKLGASETISLTEDPEPLARAQALLNEGRGADGVIEAVGLPEMWELAAKLARPGGRVCFYGGCAKGSEVKLDTYRIHYEELRLFGVFHHTPDYFARAVRYLSEEKVRPEGLVVGEYRLDQIHDVFRPGASSNPLKLAVIP, encoded by the coding sequence ATGAGGGTGGCACGGTGGTACGCACCGGAGCGGATCCAGCTCGACGAGGTGGCCGTGCCCCGGCCCGGCCCCGGCGAAGTCTTGGTCAAGATCGGAGCCGCCCTGACTTGCGGCACCGACTTCAAGACCTTCAAGCGGGGCCACCCTCGGCTCATCAAGGAAATTCCCGGCCCTTTCGGCCATGAGATGGCCGGGACCGTGGCAGCGCTTGGTCCCGGCGTCGCCGCCTACCAGCTTGGCGACCGGGTGGCGGTGGGGAATTCGGCGCCTTGCGGGACCTGCTTTTATTGCCAGCGCGGCTCCTTCTCGCTCTGTGAGGATTTGCAATTTCTCAATGGGGCCTATGCCGATTTCCTCTTGGTCCCGCGCCGGATCGTCGAGGTCAACCTCCACAAGATTCCGGCCAGCTTACCTTTCGCCTCCGCTGCCTTGGCCGAGCCCTTGGCCTGCGTGCTTCACGCCTTCGACAAAGTGGCGCCGCAGCCCGGCGAAACCTTGGCCCTGCTCGGCGCCGGGCCGATGGGCGTGCTCTTCGCCCAGTTGGCCAAGCTGGCCGGGGTGCGTTTGGTGGCGATCGCCCGTGACAAGGCCAAGCTCGAAAATCTTAAAAAGCTGGGAGCCAGTGAAACCATCAGCCTGACCGAGGATCCCGAGCCCTTGGCCCGGGCCCAGGCCCTGCTCAACGAGGGCCGGGGGGCCGACGGGGTCATCGAGGCGGTCGGCCTGCCCGAAATGTGGGAGTTGGCCGCCAAGCTGGCCAGGCCCGGCGGCCGGGTCTGCTTTTACGGCGGCTGCGCCAAGGGTAGCGAGGTCAAGCTCGACACTTACCGGATCCACTATGAGGAGCTGCGGCTCTTCGGCGTCTTCCACCACACCCCGGACTACTTCGCCCGGGCGGTCCGGTATCTCAGCGAAGAAAAGGTTCGACCCGAAGGCCTGGTCGTCGGAGAATACCGGCTGGACCAGATCCACGACGTTTTTCGCCCCGGCGCGAGCTCCAACCCGCTCAAGCTGGCGGTGATTCCTTGA
- the clpS gene encoding ATP-dependent Clp protease adapter ClpS has translation MAWEDDEHHREGKTATKTRTKVQRPAMFQVVLLNDDYTTMEFVIEVLEKFFQKPFEEARRIMLHVHMKGRGVCGIYPKEIAETKVSQVVDYSRAHEFPLQCIMEEA, from the coding sequence ATGGCATGGGAAGACGACGAGCATCATCGCGAGGGCAAAACCGCCACCAAAACTCGAACCAAGGTCCAAAGGCCGGCCATGTTCCAAGTCGTCCTGCTCAATGACGACTACACCACGATGGAGTTCGTGATCGAGGTCCTGGAAAAGTTTTTCCAAAAGCCCTTCGAGGAGGCCCGGCGGATCATGCTCCACGTTCACATGAAGGGAAGAGGCGTTTGCGGGATCTATCCCAAGGAAATCGCCGAGACCAAGGTCTCCCAAGTAGTCGACTATTCCCGCGCTCACGAGTTTCCCTTACAATGCATCATGGAAGAGGCATAA